Proteins encoded by one window of Brevibacterium atlanticum:
- the bioB gene encoding biotin synthase BioB, with product MDSYQILAERVLAGVPATASDASAILSSPDEDLLDLVAAASQLRREHFGNHVKVNYLVNLKSGLCPEDCGYCSQRLGSEVDILKYSWLPKDEAKRQAEFGLAGGASRVCLVASGRGPSNRDVERVSGMVEEIKSSTPDVEVCACLGFLKDGQAQRLKDAGVDAYNHNLNTAESLYPDICSTHTFADRVDTVDKARGAGLSPCSGLIVGMGETDEQIIEAIEALKAVDSDSIPVNFLIPFDGTPLEGALTLTPQHCMRILCAVRFLCPDRELRIAGGREMHLRSLQPLSLHVANSLFLGDYLTSEGQAAEEDLDMIVDGGFEIVGAESAERLRDELKAHRAAHEAAVAEVAPGEVKSDAGVAAEAAVAGAATASATSRSGSSDSGKTATSTLPCGKPLPPAGHEADNAGVTIPTIRRRGAGTELSPNA from the coding sequence ATGGATAGCTATCAAATTCTCGCCGAGCGCGTGCTCGCCGGCGTTCCGGCCACCGCCTCCGATGCCAGTGCGATCCTGTCGTCGCCTGATGAGGACCTGCTGGATCTCGTTGCGGCCGCCTCGCAGCTGCGCCGCGAGCACTTCGGCAATCACGTCAAGGTCAACTACCTCGTCAACCTCAAATCCGGGCTGTGCCCGGAGGACTGCGGCTACTGTTCGCAGCGTTTGGGGTCCGAAGTCGACATCCTCAAGTACTCATGGCTGCCGAAGGATGAGGCGAAGCGGCAGGCGGAATTCGGCCTGGCAGGAGGTGCGTCACGGGTCTGCCTCGTCGCATCAGGGCGGGGCCCCTCGAACCGGGACGTCGAGCGCGTCTCGGGCATGGTCGAGGAGATCAAGTCCTCCACTCCCGACGTGGAGGTCTGCGCGTGTCTCGGGTTCCTCAAGGACGGTCAGGCACAGCGGCTCAAGGATGCCGGGGTCGACGCGTACAACCACAACCTCAACACTGCCGAATCCCTTTACCCCGATATCTGCTCGACCCACACGTTCGCCGACCGTGTCGACACCGTGGACAAGGCCCGCGGCGCAGGACTCTCCCCGTGCTCGGGGCTCATCGTCGGCATGGGGGAGACGGACGAGCAGATCATTGAGGCGATCGAAGCGCTCAAAGCCGTCGATTCCGATTCGATCCCGGTCAACTTCCTCATTCCCTTCGACGGCACCCCGCTCGAGGGCGCGTTGACGCTGACGCCGCAGCACTGCATGCGGATTCTCTGCGCCGTGCGGTTCCTCTGCCCGGACCGCGAGCTGCGCATCGCCGGCGGCCGGGAGATGCATCTGCGTTCGCTGCAGCCGCTGTCGCTGCACGTGGCCAATTCGCTCTTCCTCGGCGACTATCTGACCTCGGAGGGGCAGGCCGCGGAGGAGGACCTCGACATGATCGTCGACGGCGGCTTCGAGATCGTCGGCGCAGAGAGTGCCGAACGATTGCGTGATGAGCTCAAGGCTCACCGGGCAGCCCATGAGGCCGCCGTCGCCGAGGTGGCGCCCGGTGAGGTAAAGAGTGACGCTGGGGTTGCGGCCGAAGCGGCAGTCGCCGGTGCTGCCACAGCGAGTGCGACGAGCCGAAGTGGCTCATCAGACTCGGGCAAGACGGCGACAAGCACCTTGCCGTGCGGCAAGCCTCTGCCGCCGGCGGGCCATGAAGCCGACAATGCAGGAGTGACGATTCCGACGATCCGTCGCCGCGGGGCCGGAACCGAGCTCTCGCCCAATGCCTGA
- a CDS encoding SDR family NAD(P)-dependent oxidoreductase, with product MVFPVLQDKVTVVTGAAMGMGEATARLFAQAGAQVVVADFNDEKGRSVTDDIVANGGEAFFVKVDVSSSEDVRQMIEATVEKYGRLDGAVNNAAITPDDKNVAEFDEDYWDRLMSVDLKGTALSMKYEIQQLLKQGDGGSIVNISSVSGFRPQPQNIAYVAAKHGVVGMTKVAALEYGGENIRVNSVAPGAIDTPMLRGALEQFGFTAEEYAPQLSLLNRFGQADEIAQASLWLISDQSSYLTGTTIHADAGYTAR from the coding sequence ATGGTATTCCCCGTCCTGCAGGACAAAGTCACTGTCGTCACCGGCGCAGCAATGGGAATGGGCGAGGCAACGGCACGTCTCTTCGCTCAGGCTGGTGCTCAGGTCGTCGTCGCCGACTTCAACGACGAGAAGGGGCGCTCAGTCACGGACGACATCGTCGCGAACGGCGGTGAAGCATTTTTCGTCAAAGTGGACGTCTCTTCGAGTGAGGACGTCAGGCAAATGATCGAGGCAACCGTTGAGAAATACGGCCGCCTCGACGGCGCCGTCAACAATGCGGCAATCACACCGGACGACAAGAATGTAGCGGAGTTCGACGAAGACTACTGGGACCGGCTGATGTCGGTTGACCTCAAAGGCACCGCTCTATCCATGAAGTACGAGATCCAACAACTCTTGAAACAGGGCGATGGGGGCTCAATCGTCAATATCTCGTCAGTGTCGGGTTTCCGGCCGCAGCCTCAGAACATTGCCTATGTCGCGGCAAAACACGGAGTCGTCGGCATGACGAAGGTCGCTGCTCTCGAATATGGAGGAGAGAACATTCGTGTGAACTCGGTCGCTCCGGGCGCGATCGACACCCCAATGCTGCGCGGGGCCCTCGAGCAGTTCGGCTTCACGGCCGAAGAATATGCACCGCAACTGAGCCTCCTCAATCGCTTCGGCCAGGCTGACGAGATCGCCCAGGCGAGCCTGTGGCTCATCAGCGACCAGTCCTCGTACCTCACCGGTACAACCATCCACGCAGATGCCGGCTACACGGCACGCTGA
- a CDS encoding TetR/AcrR family transcriptional regulator, producing MAEDPRQTRAREALTKALRVLLEDEQFSSISVALLCETAGVHRTTFYKHASTLDEFAVDVVTRELDKISTVTRSESDGSAIPAYGKAMVDVLDHVAGERVLFRSLLESRLSGALRAAIDTRMQSRVRIALEVFEAEERAVIPDGREHVVAFLSGALVGTIMQWAMSDESDAVTWAARTQALMPPWWPVR from the coding sequence ATGGCGGAAGACCCGAGGCAGACGCGAGCACGCGAGGCTTTGACGAAGGCGCTCCGAGTCCTGTTGGAGGACGAGCAATTTTCGTCGATAAGCGTAGCTTTGCTTTGTGAGACGGCTGGAGTGCATCGGACGACCTTCTACAAGCATGCATCGACTTTGGACGAGTTCGCTGTCGATGTTGTCACCCGAGAGCTGGACAAGATTTCGACTGTCACTAGGAGCGAATCTGATGGCAGTGCCATTCCTGCATACGGGAAGGCGATGGTTGACGTACTTGATCACGTAGCGGGGGAACGCGTGCTGTTTCGCTCACTTCTGGAGTCGCGATTGTCTGGAGCGCTGCGCGCTGCCATTGACACCCGTATGCAATCACGGGTTCGCATTGCGCTAGAAGTATTCGAAGCAGAAGAGCGCGCAGTTATCCCGGACGGTCGCGAGCACGTCGTGGCCTTCCTCAGCGGAGCGCTTGTCGGAACGATCATGCAGTGGGCCATGAGCGATGAAAGCGACGCGGTCACATGGGCCGCCCGGACTCAGGCTCTCATGCCCCCGTGGTGGCCAGTTCGCTGA
- a CDS encoding MFS transporter: MTRTGPSPQAWIILVIGVLTQMAATIAIAGPAFLIPYMHTDLGFTLTQAGTVAAAPSFGLILTLIAWGAFADRYGERLAMTLGIGLTAVFSAVAVLVVDSPIWMVIVIAASGAAAASVNSASGRVVMGWFPRHRRGLAMGIRQMSQPLGTSIAAVTIPPIAAAGGFPAYLWYVAAVSGALALICFALVRNPPPSIPTRTEVADPDSATDVPDASLPTPAADGNGSTRPGATSAINPYRSDSFLWRIHGVSALLVIPQFAFSTYGLIWLIADQGIHVGTAGAIVAAAQIIGAIGRMVVGGLSDRTSSRVGLMRVVAIAAVVSVVAIAALSLTELPVVAAIVFILASAVSVADNGLAFASVAEAAGPRWSGKAMGAQNTGQFVMSALLGPGFGALVTAFGYPLSFGLIALAPLLSIGIIPRQDVDRIT, encoded by the coding sequence ATGACGAGAACCGGACCGAGTCCCCAAGCCTGGATCATCCTCGTCATCGGTGTCCTCACCCAGATGGCGGCGACCATCGCGATCGCCGGCCCCGCGTTCCTCATCCCCTATATGCACACCGACCTCGGGTTCACCCTCACCCAGGCGGGCACCGTCGCCGCCGCCCCGAGCTTCGGTCTCATCCTCACCCTCATCGCCTGGGGTGCCTTCGCCGACCGCTACGGCGAACGGCTGGCCATGACCCTCGGCATCGGACTGACCGCCGTGTTCTCGGCAGTCGCCGTCCTCGTCGTCGACTCGCCGATCTGGATGGTCATCGTCATCGCCGCATCCGGTGCGGCCGCCGCCTCCGTGAACTCCGCGAGCGGCCGCGTCGTCATGGGCTGGTTCCCCCGCCACCGCAGGGGACTGGCCATGGGCATCCGGCAGATGTCCCAACCGCTGGGCACAAGCATCGCCGCCGTAACGATCCCACCGATCGCCGCGGCCGGTGGGTTCCCTGCCTACCTCTGGTACGTCGCCGCCGTCTCCGGGGCACTCGCGCTCATCTGCTTCGCCCTCGTCCGCAATCCGCCGCCGTCGATTCCCACCCGCACCGAGGTGGCCGACCCCGACAGCGCCACCGACGTCCCCGACGCGTCCCTTCCCACACCGGCAGCGGACGGGAACGGATCCACCCGGCCGGGCGCCACCTCGGCGATCAATCCCTACCGCAGCGATTCGTTCCTGTGGCGCATCCACGGGGTCTCGGCGCTGCTGGTCATCCCACAGTTCGCGTTCTCCACCTACGGCCTCATCTGGCTCATCGCCGACCAGGGCATCCACGTCGGCACCGCCGGAGCGATCGTCGCCGCCGCGCAGATCATCGGAGCGATCGGACGCATGGTCGTCGGCGGTCTCTCGGATCGCACGAGCTCACGGGTCGGCCTCATGCGGGTGGTCGCGATCGCCGCGGTCGTCAGCGTGGTCGCCATCGCCGCCCTCTCACTCACCGAACTCCCGGTCGTCGCGGCGATCGTGTTCATCCTCGCCTCGGCGGTGTCGGTCGCCGACAACGGACTCGCCTTCGCCTCCGTCGCCGAGGCTGCGGGGCCGCGCTGGTCAGGTAAGGCCATGGGGGCGCAGAACACAGGGCAGTTCGTCATGTCGGCTCTGCTCGGCCCCGGGTTCGGCGCCCTGGTCACCGCCTTCGGCTATCCGCTGTCCTTCGGGCTCATCGCACTCGCCCCGCTGCTGAGCATCGGAATCATTCCGCGGCAGGACGTCGATCGCATAACCTGA
- the ppk2 gene encoding polyphosphate kinase 2 yields MNNLFQENLREYIDKLRLEGYTVSDSQTTDPHLIDPMGRAVETWREGYPYDEQMDREEYELEKYKLQVELLKFQYWGQDTGAKHVIVFEGRDAAGKGGTIKRFTEHLNPRAARVVALNKPSDREAGQWYFQRYISHLPTSGEIVMFDRSWYNRGNVERVMGFCTDDEYETFMEQAPVFEKMLIDSGIHVTKFWFSVTQREQRTRFAIRQIDPVRRWKLSPMDLESLDRWDDYTQAKEATFRRTDTDHAPWITIKSNDKKRARLNAMRYFLNQFDYEDKDTSVVYKADPLLVRRGRDAVDD; encoded by the coding sequence GTGAACAATCTGTTCCAAGAGAATCTGCGGGAGTACATCGACAAGCTCCGGCTGGAGGGCTATACCGTATCGGACAGCCAGACCACGGATCCGCACCTCATCGACCCCATGGGCCGGGCCGTCGAGACCTGGCGGGAGGGGTACCCGTACGACGAGCAGATGGACCGTGAGGAATACGAACTCGAGAAGTACAAGCTGCAGGTCGAGCTGCTGAAGTTCCAGTACTGGGGTCAGGACACCGGGGCGAAGCACGTCATCGTCTTCGAAGGCCGCGATGCCGCAGGCAAGGGCGGGACGATCAAGCGCTTCACCGAACACCTCAATCCGCGTGCCGCCCGCGTTGTGGCGCTGAACAAGCCCTCGGACCGCGAGGCCGGCCAGTGGTACTTCCAGCGCTACATCTCCCACCTGCCCACCAGCGGTGAGATCGTCATGTTCGACCGATCCTGGTACAACCGGGGCAACGTCGAACGCGTCATGGGATTCTGCACCGACGACGAGTACGAGACGTTCATGGAGCAGGCACCCGTGTTCGAGAAGATGCTCATCGACTCGGGCATCCACGTCACGAAGTTCTGGTTCTCCGTGACTCAGCGTGAACAGCGCACCCGATTCGCTATCCGCCAGATCGACCCGGTGCGCAGGTGGAAGCTCTCACCGATGGATCTCGAGTCCCTCGACCGGTGGGATGACTACACGCAGGCGAAAGAGGCGACTTTCCGCCGCACGGACACCGACCATGCTCCGTGGATCACGATCAAGAGCAACGACAAGAAGCGGGCGCGGCTCAATGCGATGCGCTACTTCCTCAACCAGTTCGACTACGAGGACAAGGACACCTCGGTCGTCTACAAGGCCGATCCGCTGCTCGTGCGCCGCGGCCGGGACGCCGTCGACGACTGA
- a CDS encoding TIGR01906 family membrane protein, translated as MSRDEKNETEDLLSRRMSSGSASAAEKQSSTPLEAANDPSTDTEAFDPITDPIAEDAPKHSADAKPQTGPVRVAPAHSSNPNAQSASTRGADRSSSTGAADSASAASASTSTGATREVPANARTAVMSEADWAAVSKAATSTDSREPEVPERRRSVLDVIGTIWIMLATPFVLLALAVRFVASGIFLKFEYFRPGFPADRFGFGEADREHYGTYVIDYLHNFDSRRYLADIVMPNGEPIFISDELSHMADVKGLISLLYLVALIGLIGSVLFGLYMCRKGGSGIHAGVRLGSIFSIIFMAAVAVVAVLGWDSFFRGFHKVFFKDGTWEFYADDSLIRLFPPQFWVDAGIAGGGLFVLLAIVLFCFSFAGHKKRRAARKARKEAADAA; from the coding sequence GTGTCCAGAGACGAGAAGAACGAGACCGAAGACCTCCTGAGCAGGCGGATGAGTTCAGGGTCGGCCAGTGCTGCCGAGAAGCAGTCGTCGACCCCTCTGGAGGCGGCGAACGATCCCTCGACCGACACCGAGGCGTTCGATCCGATCACGGATCCCATCGCCGAGGATGCCCCCAAGCATTCCGCCGATGCCAAGCCCCAGACGGGCCCGGTGAGGGTGGCTCCCGCCCATTCGTCGAATCCGAACGCTCAGTCCGCGAGCACCCGCGGTGCCGACCGATCCTCCTCGACTGGGGCGGCGGATTCCGCGTCGGCGGCATCCGCATCGACCTCGACCGGGGCCACGCGGGAGGTGCCCGCGAACGCACGGACAGCTGTGATGAGCGAGGCCGATTGGGCCGCAGTGTCGAAGGCGGCGACCTCGACCGATTCCCGTGAACCCGAGGTCCCGGAACGTCGCCGCAGCGTCCTCGACGTCATCGGCACGATCTGGATCATGCTCGCCACCCCCTTCGTCCTGCTCGCGCTGGCCGTGCGCTTCGTGGCCTCCGGGATCTTCCTCAAGTTCGAGTACTTCCGGCCCGGGTTCCCGGCTGATCGGTTCGGCTTCGGCGAGGCCGACCGGGAGCACTACGGGACCTACGTCATCGACTATCTGCACAACTTCGATTCTCGGCGCTACCTCGCCGACATCGTCATGCCCAACGGCGAACCGATCTTCATCTCCGATGAACTCAGCCATATGGCCGACGTCAAGGGGCTCATCTCGCTGCTCTACCTCGTTGCGCTCATCGGCCTCATCGGATCCGTCCTCTTCGGCCTCTACATGTGCCGCAAGGGAGGTTCAGGCATCCACGCCGGAGTGCGCCTGGGGTCGATCTTCAGCATCATCTTCATGGCGGCTGTCGCCGTCGTGGCAGTGCTCGGCTGGGACAGTTTCTTCCGCGGCTTCCACAAGGTCTTCTTCAAGGACGGAACCTGGGAGTTCTACGCCGATGATTCGCTCATCCGGCTATTCCCGCCGCAGTTCTGGGTCGATGCGGGCATCGCGGGAGGCGGGCTGTTCGTCCTGCTCGCCATCGTCCTCTTCTGCTTCAGCTTCGCCGGACACAAGAAGCGCCGTGCGGCACGGAAGGCACGTAAGGAAGCCGCCGACGCCGCTTGA
- a CDS encoding AEC family transporter, which translates to MLAVFEGFAVIGGVILVGFILGRSGVLGPHGQQVIAKLVFYAGTPTLLYVTVADTDLGLIFNTALFATGGSAIIVGLLLFVLTRWIRKRSSGEAMFSAWATSYVNIGNLGIPIAAYVLHDIGYVAPVLLFQLLVLAPIGMAVLDGAGKKQHDSHWYSAILQVLKNPIVLGAAAGVVASATGFELPRFVFEPIDMIGATAVPGALLAFGISLKDGWALPVKGTRSQLGYITVAKLVFQPVIAWVIGGPMLGYGGIDLFAIVVTSALPTAQNVYIYSMQYRQSEALMRDAVFITTVLAVPALVVVAALLG; encoded by the coding sequence ATGCTCGCCGTGTTCGAAGGTTTCGCAGTCATCGGCGGGGTCATCCTCGTCGGGTTCATCCTCGGTCGCTCCGGGGTGCTCGGCCCCCACGGTCAGCAGGTCATCGCGAAGCTCGTCTTCTATGCGGGCACCCCGACGCTGCTCTACGTCACCGTCGCCGACACCGATCTCGGGCTGATCTTCAACACCGCGCTCTTCGCCACAGGCGGGTCAGCGATCATCGTCGGACTCCTCCTCTTCGTCCTCACCCGCTGGATCCGCAAGCGCAGCAGCGGTGAGGCCATGTTCTCCGCGTGGGCGACCAGCTACGTCAACATCGGCAACCTCGGCATCCCGATCGCCGCCTACGTCCTCCACGACATCGGCTACGTCGCCCCCGTGCTGCTCTTCCAGCTGCTTGTGCTCGCCCCGATCGGCATGGCCGTCCTCGACGGTGCAGGGAAGAAGCAGCACGATTCACACTGGTACTCCGCGATCCTCCAAGTGCTCAAGAACCCCATCGTCCTCGGCGCCGCGGCCGGTGTGGTCGCCTCGGCGACCGGCTTCGAACTTCCCCGCTTCGTCTTCGAACCCATCGACATGATCGGTGCCACCGCGGTCCCCGGCGCCCTGCTCGCCTTCGGCATCTCACTCAAGGACGGCTGGGCGCTGCCGGTCAAGGGCACCCGTTCTCAGCTGGGCTACATCACGGTCGCGAAGCTCGTCTTCCAGCCGGTCATCGCCTGGGTCATCGGCGGGCCGATGCTCGGTTACGGCGGCATCGACCTCTTCGCCATCGTCGTCACCTCGGCCCTGCCCACGGCGCAGAACGTCTACATCTACTCGATGCAGTACCGCCAGTCCGAGGCGCTCATGCGTGATGCGGTGTTCATCACCACTGTCCTCGCGGTGCCCGCCCTCGTCGTCGTCGCCGCCCTTCTGGGCTGA
- a CDS encoding DUF202 domain-containing protein — MTPRSPRPRPPGPRRPLTQPHPDPGLQPERTTQSWLRTALTMTVVSLVFVRFINVFEGWSVGVFVVCMGLAIAALSMQVRRYRLGADSIQAERGRPSPWAVVFLTASVCLIAVISIASVIKISLT; from the coding sequence ATGACTCCCCGCTCTCCCCGGCCGCGCCCGCCCGGACCGCGCCGTCCCCTGACGCAGCCGCACCCCGATCCGGGCCTGCAGCCTGAACGCACCACTCAGTCTTGGCTGCGGACGGCGCTGACGATGACCGTCGTCAGCCTCGTCTTCGTGCGTTTCATCAACGTCTTCGAGGGCTGGTCGGTCGGTGTCTTCGTCGTGTGTATGGGTCTGGCGATCGCTGCGCTGTCGATGCAGGTCAGGCGCTACCGGTTGGGTGCGGACTCGATCCAGGCCGAACGCGGACGCCCCAGCCCCTGGGCCGTCGTCTTCCTCACCGCCTCGGTGTGTCTCATCGCCGTCATCAGCATCGCCTCGGTCATCAAGATCTCGCTGACATGA
- a CDS encoding YidH family protein: protein MSDDNSGEDTRSRIARRVFPDGEDPDPRFTLANERTFLSWIRTALAFIGGGIAVEAFTSEIFSSWLRATLSIVLMVIGFILASGAAVRWHRIESAMRRGTSLPLPLIIPIVSLASALGAGLLVLVFAGLLR from the coding sequence GTGAGTGACGACAATTCCGGCGAAGACACCCGCAGCAGGATCGCCCGTCGTGTCTTCCCCGACGGCGAGGACCCGGACCCGCGCTTCACCCTGGCCAATGAGCGGACCTTCCTGTCCTGGATCCGCACCGCTCTTGCCTTCATCGGCGGCGGCATAGCCGTCGAAGCCTTCACCTCGGAGATCTTCTCGAGCTGGCTGCGCGCCACCTTGTCGATCGTGCTCATGGTCATCGGCTTCATCCTCGCGTCCGGGGCCGCCGTCCGCTGGCATCGGATCGAATCGGCGATGCGTCGCGGCACCTCGCTGCCGCTGCCGCTCATCATTCCCATCGTCAGCCTCGCCTCGGCACTCGGTGCGGGACTGCTCGTGCTGGTGTTCGCCGGTCTGCTGCGATGA
- a CDS encoding Nramp family divalent metal transporter: protein MSEQSSGGPSDSAVPQTVSGIEEASGPAKWKVIGPGLVVAATGVGAADMVATLVAGSQFGYGLLWAVILGVILKIVLVEGAGRFSLATGKTIFEGWRSLGRWTTWYFGPYIIIWGFVYGATAMSSAALPLAALFPGLNLTVWSVLMGLAGFAMVWFGRYAVFEKITAALVGVMFITVVGLAIIAVPNVPDMLTGLIPIIPEGGVIYTLALAGGVGGTITLAAYGYWLREKGWHTPKWMRVMRIDNTMAYVMTGIFVIAMLIVGAEVVRAAGVSISAEDKGLLDLADVLKDRYGEVVGIGFLVGFWAASFSSIIGVWNGVSLMFADFWGHMRKKPGGHPDTLTGGKYFKFYVLWLTFPPMLLFILGKPIGLILAYGVLGSLFMPFLAVTLLGLLNGKKIPKKWANKLHTNIALAITALLFIILGIQQLYSALAPLWGG from the coding sequence ATGAGTGAGCAGTCGAGCGGCGGACCCAGCGACAGTGCGGTTCCACAGACCGTATCGGGAATCGAGGAGGCTTCGGGGCCCGCCAAATGGAAGGTGATCGGGCCCGGGCTCGTCGTTGCGGCCACCGGCGTCGGTGCTGCCGATATGGTCGCCACCCTGGTGGCCGGCAGCCAATTCGGATATGGGCTTCTGTGGGCGGTCATCCTCGGCGTCATCCTCAAAATCGTCCTCGTCGAGGGTGCCGGGCGATTCAGCCTCGCGACCGGGAAGACGATCTTCGAGGGATGGCGGTCCCTGGGACGGTGGACAACGTGGTATTTCGGCCCTTACATCATTATCTGGGGCTTCGTCTACGGAGCCACCGCCATGAGTTCTGCCGCCCTGCCTCTGGCCGCGCTGTTCCCCGGACTCAATCTCACCGTATGGTCGGTACTCATGGGCCTGGCCGGCTTCGCCATGGTGTGGTTCGGCCGCTACGCCGTGTTCGAAAAGATCACCGCGGCCCTCGTGGGCGTCATGTTCATCACCGTCGTCGGACTCGCGATCATCGCTGTACCGAACGTCCCGGACATGCTCACCGGTCTCATCCCGATCATTCCCGAGGGCGGTGTGATCTACACTCTCGCTCTCGCAGGAGGGGTCGGAGGCACCATCACACTGGCCGCATACGGGTACTGGCTGCGTGAGAAGGGCTGGCACACGCCGAAATGGATGCGGGTGATGCGCATCGACAACACCATGGCGTATGTGATGACCGGCATCTTCGTCATCGCCATGCTCATCGTCGGCGCCGAGGTCGTACGTGCGGCAGGAGTATCGATCTCCGCCGAGGACAAGGGTCTGCTCGACCTCGCCGATGTGCTCAAAGATCGTTATGGCGAGGTCGTCGGCATCGGATTCCTCGTCGGCTTCTGGGCCGCTTCGTTCTCCTCGATCATCGGCGTGTGGAACGGCGTGTCGCTCATGTTCGCCGATTTCTGGGGCCATATGCGCAAGAAGCCGGGCGGCCACCCCGACACCTTGACCGGCGGCAAGTACTTCAAGTTCTATGTTCTGTGGCTGACGTTCCCACCGATGCTGTTATTCATCCTCGGCAAACCGATCGGTCTCATCCTCGCCTACGGCGTCCTCGGTTCTCTGTTCATGCCGTTCTTGGCTGTGACCCTGCTCGGGCTCCTCAACGGCAAGAAGATCCCGAAGAAATGGGCGAACAAGCTGCACACGAACATCGCCCTGGCGATCACGGCTCTGCTCTTCATCATCCTCGGCATCCAGCAGCTCTACTCAGCGCTCGCCCCGCTGTGGGGCGGATGA
- a CDS encoding DinB family protein: protein MGSDDAMKTVLRASLQRARDTLMWKLEGLSERELRWPRTPTGFNLLGVIKHMANVEIGYFGETFDRPWPHRDEVIADEVFDTDPQADWYASEAESAEDVLDFYRRVWTFADETFDSLSLNAPGQVPHWPAPMNAVTLGQIMVHVLVDLTRHLGQVDVVREGIDGQVGLNAEISNIPEELDWDAYLAMLRELAENTER, encoded by the coding sequence ATGGGCAGCGACGATGCGATGAAGACCGTGCTGAGGGCCTCTCTCCAGCGAGCGCGAGACACGCTGATGTGGAAGCTCGAGGGCTTGAGCGAACGCGAACTGAGATGGCCGCGGACACCGACCGGGTTCAATCTCCTCGGCGTGATCAAACATATGGCCAATGTCGAAATCGGGTACTTCGGCGAGACGTTCGACCGGCCCTGGCCACACCGCGACGAAGTGATCGCCGATGAGGTCTTCGACACCGATCCGCAGGCCGATTGGTACGCCTCTGAAGCGGAGTCTGCTGAGGACGTCCTCGACTTCTACCGGCGGGTCTGGACTTTCGCGGACGAGACATTCGACTCCCTGTCGCTCAACGCACCGGGACAGGTTCCGCATTGGCCGGCCCCGATGAACGCGGTGACCCTGGGACAGATTATGGTCCATGTCCTCGTCGACCTCACCCGCCACCTCGGTCAGGTCGATGTGGTCCGCGAAGGGATCGATGGGCAGGTCGGGCTGAACGCAGAGATCTCGAATATTCCCGAGGAGCTGGACTGGGACGCCTATCTGGCGATGCTGCGGGAGCTGGCGGAGAATACCGAACGGTAG